actcctaggctcaagcaatcctcccactttggcctcccaaagtgctgggattacaggcatgagccaccacacccagccaccttttttttttttttttttgagattacaggtgtgagccactgcacctggccgggaTCACTCTTTTTTAAGAGCCCCAGATGAGCCTATTTGTTTCAGGTTCAGGAACTGCCAACCTATCCAGTCCATCCAGGAACCACAAATCTGCTTCAGTCATACCACAGATGAGAGACTCTGGGGGTTAATGGAGACTGTCACGGGGGACTTTCTGGGAGCCCAGGGCCTGTGTCTCCTTCCTCTAACCCAAGTTAGGGAAACCTATCAGGACCTTTCCTGGCCTCCACGGTATGCATGTTGAGGGGAGGAGCAACAGTCTTGCTGCTGGGACCCCTAAGGACAAGTAAGTTGCTGACAGTGCCACCTTTTTCTGGGCCGCTGATACACGTGGACTTGGGACAAACGTCATGGTGTTTCTTCTCTGCTGACTGCTCCTCCACCCCCAATCCCCAGCACCAGCTGTCCCAACTGCGGAGAGAGACAGTCTCCCTGGTAACAGCCAGCACCTCACTACCATGGCTCGCAGCAGTCAAAGGGATCTTTTTAGCATCTACATCAGATTACTTCCCTACCTTATTCAGATTCCTCCATGACTTCCCattatatttaaaacaagatCCACTCTCCTTACCATGTCTGGCAAGGCCCACTATGGTCTGGCCCATGCTTACTTGCTTACTTCCTTACTTCTccaaccacctttttttttttttgagagaagtctcactcttgtccctcaggcttgagtgcaatggctcgatctcagctcactgcaaacttcgcctcccgggttcaaatgattctcctgcctctgcctcccaagtagctgggattaaggcggctgccaccacacctgactaatttctgtattttgttgttgttgttgttgtttttgttttttttttcttttttttctttttatttatttattattattattatactttaagttctagggtacatgtgcataacgtgcaggtttgttacatatgtatacttgtgccatgttggtgtgctgcacccatcaactcgtcagcacccatcaactcgtcatttacatcaggtataactcccaatgcaatccctcccccaccccgcaatttctgtattttttaatagagatggggtttcaccatgttggccaggatggtctcaaactcctgacctcaggtgatccgccctccttggcctcccaaagtctcactctgttgcccaggctgaagtgcaggggcaggatcatggctcactgcagactatacctcctaggttcaagcaatcctcctacctcagcctcctgagtagctagggaccacaggcatgcaccaccacacccagctgattttttgattttttgtagaaagggtacctccctatgttgccaggctggtctcaaactcctgggctcaagcaaccctccctcttggcctcccagcaACCACATCTTTAAGTCTCCTCTGTCTTTCCTCCCTGGCCACACTGGCCTTTCTGCTGGCCCTCAAATTGGTCAGTCTTGtaggctgggtgtgttggcttgcacctgtaatcctagcaccctgggaggccaaggtgggcagatcagctgaggtctggagtttaagaccagcctgaccaacatagtgaaaccccatctttactaaaaacacaaaaattagccgagtgtggtggcatgtgcctctagtcccagctacccgggaggctgaagcaggtgaatcacttgaaccatagaggcagaggttgcagcgagccaagattgcaccattgtactccatcctgggagacagagtgagaccccacctcaaaacaaaaacaaaaacaaaacaacaacaacaacaaaaactgattagtctcattctttttttttttttttttgagacagagtcttgctctgtcgcccaggctggagtgcagtggcgcgatcttggctcactgcaagctccacctcccgggttcacgccattctcctgcctcagcctccctagtagctgggactacaggtgcccgccaccatacccggctaattttttgtattttttagtagagacgggggtttcactgtgttagccaggatggtctgggtctcctgacctcgtgatccgcccgcctcggcctcccaaagtgctgggattacaggcttgagccattgcgcccggtcGATCAGTCTCATTCTTACCATTATACTTGAAATTTCCTCCAGTAATGCTCTCCCTTTGACTCCTCACATGACTCCCTCACATCTTAGCCACAGTGTCATCatctcagagaagccttccctgaccaccttgtATAACACAGCACACCTCATCACTGTATTCGCttatccagtttcatttttctttatagcagttaCAGTTATCTAAAATCATATggtttggggaggctgaggcaggagaatggtgtgaacccgggaggcggagcttgcagtgagctgagatcgggccactgcaccctgggcgatagagtgagactccatctcaaacaacaacaacaaagcattATATTGTTTGTTTGTCTCTATAAACAAATTACATTGTTTGTGGGTGCCTTGAGGGGAGGGGTTTCTCATTCACCAATATATCTCAAGCAACCAGCACAGTGGCTGGTATGTAAGAGGTGCTcgataggctgggtgtggtggtcatgtctgtaatcccagcactttgggaggctgaggccaaggaggatggatcgcctgaggttaggagtttgagaccagcttgaccgatgtggtgaaaccccacctctactaaaaatacaaaaattagctgggcttagtggcatgcctctgtagtcccagctactcaggaggctgaggcaggagaattgcttgaactcagaaggcggaggttgcggtgagccgagatcgcaccactgcactccagcctgggcaacaggagagaaaactctgtctctacaaaaaaaaaaaaaaaaagtgcccaataaatacttgttgaataaacaaatggatgGACGGGTGGATTGATAGATTGAACAACATCTTCTTAatcatttcctctctctcctaacattcaaacacacacacacacacacacacacacacacacacagagacacggAAAGACTCACTGGGCTCTAcatttttttggcttttcttttttttttttcttttcttttttgagacaaggtctcgttgTGTCACCCAGTCACCCAGActgctgaaatgcagtggtgtgatcatagcttactgcagccttcaactcctggctttaagcgatcctcatgcctcatCCCCCGGAAGtggttaggactacaggtgcacaccaccatacctatttttacttttgtagagacaggatctcactagtTGCCCaagctcatctcgaactcctggcttcaagcaattctcccccctcggcctcccaaagtattgggattacaggtgtgagccactgtggacGGCCAGGTTctgcgtttctttttttttttttttttttttttgagacggagtcttgctctgtcacccaggctggggtgcagtggccggatctcagctcactgcaagctccacctcccgggtttacaccattcttctgcctcagcctcccgagtagctgggactataggcgcccgccacctcgcctggctagttttttgtattttttagtagagatggggtttcaccgtgttagccaggatggtctcgatctcctgacctcgtgatccacccgtctcagcctcccaaagtgttgggattacaggcttgagccaccgcacccggcctgcgtttctttttttaatttttatttatttgggaggccaaggcagatgtgtcatttgagcccagaagtttaacatcagcctggacaacatggcaagaccccatctttttttttttttttttttttttttaataagatggagtctcactctgtcgcccaagctgaagtgcagtggcgcgatccttcgcctcccaggttcaagtgattctcctgcctcaggttcctgagtagctgggattacaagggcccaccaccatgctcggtaattttttttttttttttttgagacggagtctcgctctgtcgcccaggctgaagtgcagtggtgctatctcggctcactacaagctccgcctcccaggttcacgccgttctcctgcctcagcctcctgagtagctgggactacaggcgcccgccaacatgccgggctaattttttgtatttttagtagagacagggtttcactgtgttagtcaggatggtctcaatctcctgacctcatgatccgcccgcctcggcctcccaaagtgctgggattacaggcgtgagccactgcgcccggccaattttttgtatttttagtaagagacggggtttcattgtgttggccaggttggtcttgaactcctgacctcaggtgatccaccgcctcagcctcccaaattgtagggattacaggagtgagccaccgtgctgggccgaGACCCCAtctaagaaagacagaaagagagaaagacagacagagaaagaagaagaagaaggagaaggagatgaagaagaaaaataaaagaaagaggccaggcgcagtggctcatgcctgtaatcccagcactttgggaggccaaggcaggcagattatgaggtctagagatcgagaccatcctggtcaacacggtgaaaccctgtctctactaaaaatacaaaaattagctgggcatggtggtgggcgcttgtagtcccggctactcgggaggctgaggcaggagaatggtgtgaacccgggaggcggagcttgcagtgagccaagatagcgccactgcactccagcctgggcgacagaacgagactccatcaaaaagaaaaaaaaaaaagaaagaaagaaagaagatcaaGTCAAACACtgttatggaaaaataattttttaaatcattttttaaaaaattgagcagTAGGGACCTCACTGGGGCCATAATGGGCAGGAAATAAAGGAACACGTGAGCTTCAGGGGGGATGTTACTCAACCTCCTCCATGTTGCTCTTGATGTAGGTGTCAGGTCTCCCTAGGTCTCTTTCTTCTACCTCCTGAGATGCCCAGCAGGAGCCTTTCTCCTGCTGTGACTAGCCATGGGCTGCTTCTTCCAGTTTCAGCAAGTCCTGGCCCTCCTGGTTTGTGCTGGTAGTTGCTGGCAGTAACTCAAAGCAAAAGCCCATCTGGTAGACCAGGCCCCTGCTAGGCTATGCTGCACCCTCTCTCTGCCGTTGACTCCTTGGCTAGCAAGAgtacagatttttctttcttctgcccaaAAAGGGACTCTGGAGAGATGAATAGAGGAACATCAGGTTTTCTTCCAGGCCAGCTTCAGCGTTGGAATGTTCAAAGCAACCTCTCATTTTAAACCACAGTTTCTGAGGCTCCTTGCCCATGGGTAGTTAGCATGGAAGGGGGCTTCTGGATGAGGAAGGCTTAGGTAGAATGACTCAGGCGCTATCTGCAGTGGTGGGCAGGGGAGGTCACTGCAGAAGAGGCATTAGCTGTCTCAGACAGCTAAACATTTGTCCTTTCTCCCAAATGGCTCATCCAGCAAGCTTCTGTGGGGTCAGTCTCCTGCCACTATACTCCAAGCGCCGAATTTTGGGGCTAGAGCAACCAAGGTCTTTATCTGACTCTGCTGTAGCTTGACGTCTCTTGGGAGCACGGCTGGGGGCTGgcttctctgcttcagcctttGTTGAGGTGGCCAAAGGGGTATCCCCATAGGCCCGGTAGCCACCAACCAGGCAGTACGTCTCCCCATGCCAGCCTACCTGAGTTTCTCCACACCCTCGGTAGAGAACATGGTAGTGCCCAGGTGTGGGAGGAGAAGTGGCAGGCACTGCAGCTGGAAAGAAAACCAGAATTAGTAACTTTTACCTTATACACTGTGTTGCCTCCCGTCTCTCACGTCTCTTCCTAAGAAGTCCTTTCATCTTCTTCGCATTCCAGACACAGCCTTGGCCTATCACCTCTGTGTGTCCCCTAAGACAGCATGCTGGCTGTGAAAGCAGTTATGTGGAGCCTGTGGCAGCAGCAGGAGACCAGGAGATACTCCTCATCCCTtccaaaaaatacatttcttaaggtCTGTCACATCTCAGgctttaacggaaattattttcaagttttgtAAAAAATCATCTactattggccgggtgtggtggttcacgcttgtaatctcagcactttgagaagctgaggagggaatatcacttgagtccaggagcaccagcctggccaacgtgatgaaaccccatctctactaaaaatacaaaaaattaggcaggcatggtgggcgggcacctgtagttccagctgcttgggaggctgaggcaggagaatcgcttgaacctgggaggtggaggttgcagtgagccaagatcgtaccactgcactccccagtctgggtgacagagcgagacactgtctcaaaaaaaaaaaaaaggctgggcgcggtggctcaagcctgtaatcccagcactttgggaggccgagacgggtggatcacgaggtcaggagatcgagaccatcctggctaacacagtgaaaccccgtctctactaaaaaatacaaaaaactagccgggcgaggtggcgggcgcctgtagtcccagctactcaggaggctgaggcaggagaatggcgtgaacccgggaggcggagcttgcagtgagctgagatctggccactggactccagtctgggagacagagcgagactccatctcaaaaaagaaagaaagaaaaaaaaaggatctaatatcatgccactgcactccagcctgggtaacagagcgagagtaaaataaaaacatctaatACCAATtggtgggccaggcacagtgcctcactcccgtaatcctagcattttgggaggctgaggtgggcagatcgcttgagctcaggagttcaagaccagcctaggcaacatggcgaaaccctgtcaccactaaaaatagaaaaaattagctgggtgtggtggcgcatgcctgtagtcccaggtactagcgagactgagttgggagaatcccctgagcccaggaagttgaggtttcagtgagctgtgattatgccagtgcactccgacctgggcgacagagaccctgtctcaaaccaaaccaaaccaaaacaaaacaaaaaaattcagaccAGCCccggcaacatagcaagaccccgtctcaattaaaaaaaaaaaaaaaaagatgagaaccTGTCTGAACACCTGCTCAGATGACATTTCACTTGCCCTTAGCAGCGAGCAGGAAGACTGTGGGTCCCTGAGTGGCCACGCCCTCGATATTACTTATGGCTAGGAAAGCTGTGAGGTGTGGTGGGCCAGCCCAAAAGGAATGTGTCAGCCAGGTGAAGCTATGGGTACAGCAACGCCTCCTGTATAGATGCCCCCTGTATGCCTACCT
The genomic region above belongs to Chlorocebus sabaeus isolate Y175 chromosome 5, mChlSab1.0.hap1, whole genome shotgun sequence and contains:
- the DPEP2NB gene encoding DPEP2 neighbor protein, coding for MSDRILYILSNMSSVPWEGSAAAAVPATSPPTPGHYHVLYRGCGETQVGWHGETYCLVGGYRAYGDTPLATSTKAEAEKPAPSRAPKRRQATAESDKDLGCSSPKIRRLEYSGRRLTPQKLAG